DNA sequence from the Pseudophryne corroboree isolate aPseCor3 chromosome 6, aPseCor3.hap2, whole genome shotgun sequence genome:
CGCCCCGGCTGAGCCCTTGGTTTACCTTTATTCAGTCTTCCCACAGATCTTTGTCAGCACAGATGTTTAGCAAATTATTTTCTGATACTGTAACAAGCAGTCTGTAAAGACGAAACCTTCACCACAAATTACTGCTTATTGCCCCGTTTGCAAACCTGCAATTCATAAGAACATGTTTTTCTCCACAAATTACCTGTTCATTAGATCCTTTCTTATACCTGTATGGGAAAAGTGACCCTAGATGTAGGATCATACCCTCCCATTGACAGTAGTCTGCCAGGTTCAAAAGCCTGGCTCCATCGTAAAGATAAAAATGTTGTGGAAAAATCGCCAAACTACACATCTTATTAGGATTATTGTCATGCAGAACATTATCTCCTTTTTGCATTCGTGCCCAGTAAGATGTTAAGATAGGTACACCATACTTTACAGTGGCAGCAAGAGGGACTCCTGCGCGGCGAAGCCGCTCCCGCCtgggaaaagggtgtgtggctaaaAAAGGGTGTGGTGTctgagaaagggggcgtggccttgcgacAGTGGCGAGCTACGGCCCCCgtttttcatcactatgggggcatggccagcactcagtgagctgctggtatgcccccagtccctctgcctccgtgaatagacgctttgtgcgcatgtgcacggcgtcttttcaccgctgctctgcaagtgcaagagcctcccaactgccccccccccctccccacgggacactgctgcccgcgggttggacagcgggacagtctcatgaaaatcgggacagttgggagatatgggtACACCCtaggccagtgatggggaacctttggcactccagttgttgaactacacaccccagcatgccctgctacagttttagcatggccaaatagcaaaactgtagcagggcatgctggaatgtgtagttcaacaacagctggagagccaaaggttccgCATCACTTGCCTAGACAATATATTGGCCATTCAAGCGAACAGGCCAATATATTGCGAGCCCGTCGATGGGTGTGTCAACCTGATGTATCTGTGAATAATGTTGTTtacagacatattgcgtcagctGTGCAGCACAGCGGAGctgatggggtgtagtatggtatgccaacggctgggatcccggcggacagcatactggcgccggaatcccgaccgccggcataccgacatctgggcgagcgcaaatgagccccttgccctatttattctccatccagggaggtcgtggacccccaagagggagaatagttggcgGTATGTCgtgtgtcggaattccggcgccggtatactgagcgccgggatcccaacagccggcatactgaataccacccgagcTGACGGGCAAAATATCCAAAGATATATCGGCACATCTGGCTGTGCGTACGGGTGGTCCGCCGACCACCCGTACATTTTCTGTGGGGGCCGacgtcacagctgggtgggcaaattcaaaaACCTGCCCAGCTTGACACATGGAGCGGCTGATCAATAAGTATATATTCTTTCCTGGATCTGCTGCTCGGTCACCACAAGAGCAGGTCCACCAACGTATCTGTCTGGTGTGTACCTACCTGCCTTAACTGCATTGCTCTGTTCGGGGAGGAAGGGAACACTAGTTAAGAATGAAGCCCTTGCAGTTTCAGTGGTCACGCAACAAGAATGTTAATAAGAAGACCGCGCAAATGAGAAAAACCCTAGTACAACATGGGTGGCAGCTGTAGAGGGCCTGGCAACTGGTAGTTAGTTACACCCTTGGCTGAAAGCCGTCAGTAAGATCTCAGCCAAACCTATCTTGAAGAAACAACACAGAATTCCCACACCCGCAGACCCTGTTTCTGCTTACTTTAAAGTGTACATGGATAAATAGACCCTACACTGTACCAGTAGCAAGCTGAATCATTTATCTTGGACAATATCTAACCAAGTCTGGTTTCCTTTCGACAGTTCTGGTACCGACACTTCTGGAAATTACAGTATATAGGACTAAAACCAATTTTCCTGGTTTGGCTGCGCTGAACTGTGGTCAATGACCAACCTCTCCTCACCTCTATAATTCTTACTACATGAGGACACTTGATCCACTCGAGCCAGTTCTACTTATTTTTTTATAAGTGGTCGGAAATGTAGAGACAAGATTCTGTCATTGCCAAACTCTTGTTTTTATTTCATAACCAGCGCTTGTCCACACCACAGATGAATTGAGGAGAAAATTGCTAATTGCTGTGACCGCTTATAGTCTAGGAGACAGTGGTCTAAACTGGTGAACTGGCAAGAGTTGCGGagatgggagatgtatcaaatgttCTTTATCAGGCaaatagagaagttgcccatatcaaccaattagCTTCaagctgtcatttatctagtacattctataaaatgatagctagaatttgattggttgctatgggcaacttctccacttgacgTCTTTAGAAGGTTGGAGACATCTACCTTGAAGCGAGAGAACAGAGAGCGTGAATTAAAAGAGTGAGGAGGGCTGGTGGGATCAAGgagtctattaatgaagcagtgaacagagtggagaagcgagccagtggagaagtttcccatgaggATTTtagaggggaagggagggagagttaaAGACCAAAGAGACAACAAGGGCATGAATAAGAGATTAgggacgggatgtactaacctctctcaCTGCGATATCTGTCTTTCTTAGCACTTCCTGTGCGTTCTCCACGCTAACTGGTCTCCCGCTGGCCGGCACTGCCCGTCGCTCCCTGTAGTGTGCAACAGAAAGTACAGTTCTGAGTGGCCGCGGTGGTGAAGAAGCAGTGATGCCAAGTGAGGGGAGAAAACTGCAGGGAGCGATGGGCAGTGCCCGCCAGTGGGAGACCAGTTAGCATGGAGAACgcacaggggtggtcattccgacccgatcgctcactgcagttcatcgcagcgcagcgatcgggtcggaactgcgcatgcaccggtgcagcagtgcgccggcgcatgccagccgttgttgcctagcaatcgcctctgaggcaggggcggtcgctgggcgggagggggatgaacggcggcgttaagccgccatttagggggcgcggtccggccaacgcaggcgtggctggaccgttggggggggtgggccgtggtggctgcgtgacgtcacacacagccgctgcgacccgagacGGAGAAGAGGTTCTCCAGGCCAGTCgcagggagtaactcctgagatgcaaaagcatcgccgctctgtgatgcttttgcatttctgcgggggtgggggggccggcactgacatgcggggcggaccagccctgtgctgggcgtccccccgcatgtctgagtgcctgattgtagctgtgctaaatttagcacagctacgatcatctcagaatgggAGCGCTGAGAAAGACAGATACcgcagcgggagaggttagtacatcccgcccttagtatTGTTTGGTGTGTGCACATGTAGTAGGttatataaattgtaagctccaatggTGCTGGGACTTATATGAATGGGCAAATATGCTCTGTAAAACGCTGCTGAATATGCATGTATACATAACTGTTCATAAATAGTAGTAAGAAAAAATTGTCCTACATGTTTAGGTCACGCATAAAGTAAACAGTTCTAGTAAATTATCCCCACTTGACCTGTTAGCATGGGTTCTGCAGGCGTTTAGGTGGGTGTGATACCTaatgctcctccccttccccataccCTGGGTGGCAGCTACAGCTAGGtcacagggggtggcggctagggctaagactcagggAGGTTGGCAGCTACggctagaaccccccccccccccccccctcctggggcctaatcctaaccctggtGCTGACCCCAATCCGATTTGATGGTGGGGAAATAGATATTATATATTAAAGATTTTATGCTGGGGAAAAAAACAGATTTTCAGGAAAAACAGAACATATGGGATGGTTATGATTTAATTAGTACAGTggtacagtggttagcattgctgcctcggtGCTGGGGTCATTGATTTTAATACCAACAGTGAAGTGTAATGTTTGTGTGACCTCCCTTCTTACAAAATGATCCCTGATAAAATATTGCTCACAGATTTGCACCGTTGCAATGtcagtaacatagggggtcattccgactcaatcacacgctgcagtttttcgcagcggtgcgatcgggtctgaactgcacatgcgccgcaatgcacaggcgcgtcactgCCCGGCGACAGGAAATGCCGGGCAGCGTGAGACCTTACACACAAAGCgatcaaggtgattgacagcaagacggcgtttctgggtggcaactgaccattttctgggagtagcgtggaaaacgcaggtgtgtctaggcggttgtgtctgacgtcaattccgggaccggacaggctgaagtgatcgcagcggctgagtaagttcagagctactcagaaactgcacgaaaactttttgcacagctgccctgcagggccggttctagcccttgtggcgccccaggtgaaaatagggggcgtggtttcataaaggggcgtggtcatgtatgccccctgtagacttgtgcccccgtttgtgccgcttaccaaaaaaataataataataattaattaatactcaACATCCCCGctgctgattcccgaccgctgcttacctcgatctccggccaccggcgccgctcctctgatctatggaagagacgtcatgacgtctctcccatagcacagcatagacactagaggtcagttatgacccctagtatctatgtgccgctcccacaatgccgtgtggtgcaccgcacagcaccgtctggggcaccaccagtagcggatcttgctacggcggcGGCACCTTCCGGATGgcggcagcgccctccggaaggcggcgtcccgggcaaaaatcctgtgtgcccgtaacaagatccgctactgctcccctgcacaagcgatcgcacacttgcacagctaaaatacactcccccataggcggcgactatctgatcgcacggctgcaaaaaactgctaccctgcgatcaattcggaatgaccccccatagactGATGTCTCACTATCAGAGACACAGAATATCTTGTACTTTCAGCCATATTGCTTCATGAACTAATATATCACTTAGTTTCCAGAGCAGCCCCACTACAGAACCAAAGCTTCCACACTGGGGCCAAATTGATCAGATTGTAGTGTTATTGTAATTGTTGCCTATATTCCCTGGCAGTTATTGTATATTTCATGGTCACTGCTGTAACAATCATGTAACAATGAAACCAGATATCTAGCTTCTGATAAAAACCAACCATATTAGGTAGCAATATACagtcactttgggggtcattccgagttgatcgcgagatgaaaatgttcgctgcgcagcgatgattccAAAAAaacttctgggtggcaactgaccgttttcagggagtgatcaaaaaaacgcaggcaggccaggaaaaacgcaggcgtggctgggcgaacgcagggcgtgtttgtgacgtcaaaacaggaactgaactgtctgaagtgatcgcaagcgctgagtaggtctgaagctactctgaaactgcacaaaattattttgtagtcgctctgcgatccttttgttcgcacttctgctaagctaaaatacactcccagtgggcggtggcttagcgtttgcacggctgctaaaaactgctagcgagcgaacaactcggaatgacccccttaatgcagcTTATTGATAACTGCTGATTCATTCCCTTTTTATCATAAATGAAACACATCTATAGTACACACTTATTTTAAGAAATGTTATTTTGTTTATATTTGTAAGATTTAAAAGTAATATTAAGTGCAGTCACTTAGTATTAATTATTTTGCATATTAGTAGCATCTATCCCTTTTTATCAGATCATTCATGATTGATACTTTGAAATAAATTTGCTACTTCTGGGAGAACAAAGTGACCATACACGCTTTATTAAATGAGTCAAAGCAGTTCTTGTAACAGTCATTGTATTTTATGTAACGATTATTGTCTCAATGTACTATTGAGCTGGGGCCTCAAGTCTCAGTGTACTATTGTGCTGAGGCTCCAAGTCTCAGTGTACTATTGTACTAAGGCCCCAAGTCTCAGTGTACTATTGTGCTGGGGCCCCAAGTCTCAGTGTACTATTGTACTGGGGCCCCAAGTCTCAGTGTACTATTGTACTAAGGCCCCAAGTCTCAGTGTACTATTGTACTGGGGCCCCAAGTCTCAGTGTACTATTGTGCTGGGGCCCCAAGTCTCAGTGTAGTATTGTGCTGAGGCTCCAAGTCTCAGTGTACTATTGTGCTGGGGCCCCAAGTCTCAGTGTAGTATTGTGCTGAGGCCCCAAGTCTCAGTGTACTATTGTTCTGGGGCCCCAAGTCTCAGTGTACTATTGTGCTGGGGCCCCAAGTCTCAGTGTAGTATTGTGCTGAGGCTCCAAGTCTCAGTGTACTATTGTGCTGGGGCCCCAAGTCTCAGTGTAGTATTGTGCTGAGGCCCCAAGTCTCAGTGTACTATTGTACTAAGGCCCCAAGTTTCAGTGTACTATTGTGCTGGGGCCCCAAGTCTCAGTGTACTATTGTACTGGGGCCCCAAGTCTCAGTGTACTATTGTGCTGGGGCCCCAAGTCTCAGTGTAGTATTGTGCTGAGGCTCCAAGTCTCAGTGTACTATTGTGCTGGGGCCCCAAGTCTCAGTGTAGTATTGTGCTGAGGCCCCAAGTCTCAGTGTACTATTGTACTAAGGCCCCAAGTTTCAGTGTACTATTGTGCTGGGGCCCCAAGTCTCAGTGTACTATTGTGCTGGGGCCCCAAGTTTCAGTGTACTATTGTGCTGAGGCCCCAAGTCTCAGTGTACTATTGTGCTGGGGCCCCAAGTCTCAGTGTACTATTGTACTGGGGCCCCAAGTCTCAGTGTACTATTGTGCTGGGGCCCAAGTCTCAGTGTACTATTGTTCTGGGGCACCAAGTCTCAGTGTACTATTGTGCTGGGGCCCAAGTCTCAGTGTACTATTGTTCTGGGGCCCCAAGTCTCAGTGTACTATTGTTCTGGGGCACCAAGTCTCAGTGTACTATTTAGCTGGGTCCCCAAGTCTCAGTGTACTATTGTTCTGGGGCCCCAAGTCTCAGTGTACTATTGTTCTGGGGCACCAAGTCTCAGTGTACTATTGTGCTGGGTCCCCAAGTCTCAGTGTACTATTGTTCTGGGGCCCCAAGTCTCAGTGTACTATTGTGCTGGGTCCCCAAGTCTCAGTGTACTATTGTTCTGGGGCCCCAAGTCTCAGTGTACTATTGTGCTGGGTCCCCAAGTCTCAGTGTACTATTGTTCTGGGGCCCCAAGTCTCAGTGTACTATTGTTCTGGGGCACCAAGTATCAGTGTACTATTGTTCTGGGGCACCAAGTCTCAGTGTACTATTGTGCTGGGGCCCCAAGTATCGGTGTGCTATTGTGCTGGGTCCCCAAGTCTCAGTGTACTATTGTGCTGGGTCCCCAAGTCTCAGTGTACTATTGTGCTGGGGCCCCAAGTCTCAGTGTACTATTGTTCTGGGGCCCCAAGTTTCAGTGTACTATTGTGCTGGGGCCCCAAGTTTCAGTGTACTATTGTGCTGGGGCCCCAAGTTTCAGTGTACTATTGTGCTGGGGCCCCAACTCTCAGTGTACTATTGTTCTGGGGCCCCAAGTTTCAGTGTACTATTGTGCTGGGGCCCCAAGTTTCAGTGTACTATTGTTCTGGGGCCCCAAGTCTCAGTGTACTATTGTGCTGGGTCCCCAAGTTTCAGTGTACTATTGTGCTGGGGCCCCAAGTCTCAGTGTACTATTGTGCTGGGGCCCCAAGTCTCAGTGTACTATTGTTCTGGGGCCCCAGGAGTCTGGGTGCTACTGTTTCAGGAGTGCCCAATAGAATGTATTACAGATTTGACAATATGGGGTCCTGTACACATTTATTATTGGTGCATATAATGTCATTTGTTTGTAAACattgtatacagtattacatacagtatgtcacataaCATGTCAGTAAAGTTTGGTTGGCCTGAGAAATTGCCAGTACATTTTTCTTCCTAGATTTGGCATCCTTCTTAGGCGTATGGAACATCCCTAACAATAACATGTATTTCATGCCTTGGTTTTCATGGTTTCCCCCCTTACATAAAATACACATTTATGAGCTAGCAAAGTAATGACCTCTTAGGAGCGGAATTCCACTGGTTACTCCTGTTAAGAAGGAACATTTGTTTTTCCTTGTGAAGTTAAAGTGGTTTACAGATCACTTCCACGAGTGTGAAACAAATCACAAGTGCagtgggacaattccctaaagtcaCAATTATTGCGCCTTCATCAGGAAAGTTGAGAGGCTATCCGGATTctgggtcgacacactttaggttgacgcctattggttgacagtgactaggtcgacacaagaAATATGTCGACACCACCATTACGTCGAcgcgaacaaggtcgacatggaaaaaaggtcgacatgccttTTTCACggattttaaaaaaaagttttcatattatgcgatccacgtggactacgattgggaacggtaacctgtgccgagcaccgcggtagaggagcgaggcaccttgcccgaagccgcgagctatgtgaggggacacggtgcactaattggggttcatggtcactttacgaagaaaacaacaccaaaaaaacattaaaaaactcatgtcgacctttttccatgttaaccttgttcatgtcgacctattagccatgtcgacctatttcctgtgtccacctactcactgtcgaccaataggcgttgacctaatgtgtgtcgacctagacactgttgaccctgagtcccataacCAGTTGAGagaaaagggccctacacatttgtcgatccgcgGTCGagttgcccgatggcggatacggccgacgggcgacccggcggcaagggggcagtgacggggggagtgaagtttcttcactccccccgtcacccgtctccatagcagtgcaggcaaatatggacgagattgtccatattggcctgcatgcacaaccgacggggcaccagcgatgaacgagcctggggccgcgcatcgttcatggctggtgcctccacactgaaggatatgaatggtatctggttcattaatgaacgagatcgttgatatctttcagtattatcgcccagtgtgtagggcctattactgtaTGATGAAGATCTTGTAGACTTGTATAACGGTTCTTATTTCCTGTTACAAATCTTCTTGCTTATGCGTGTGATACGTTTCATTCTTTCATGTTTGTAACTTGTTCTATTTACCGCAGCAACTACAGCGCACTGGTCGGAGTCTGGATCTATGGGTTTTTTGTGGTGGTCCTGCTGGTCCTGGATCTGATGTATTATTCAGCAATGAACTATGACATCTGCAAGATGTATCTCGCGAGGTGGGGCATCCAAGGCAAATGGATGAGGCAAGGACAGAGGCAGTGGGACAAAGCGGCACAGGAGCCATGCCAAGCACAGACTCACCCTCAGATGGCACATGCTGTACACACTTTAAAGGGAGATACTGTTAGTCCAACACTGATGTCCTTTCAGACTTCTACCGCCTGGTAAGATGATAGATACAGTACGCTTTCTGTCTGTGCCACCATGTCCAAATATAATACCTACTACTGCACCAACTTCAGTCATTGGTGGGCATTCAGTAAAAGGATTGTTATTACCTTACCTGA
Encoded proteins:
- the SHISAL1 gene encoding protein shisa-like-1 isoform X2, translated to MTSWANHFLNVLILLPIVVSAKASSAHFRVCEPYTDHKGRYHFGFHCPRLSDNKSYILCCHHNNTVFKYCCNETEFQNVMQMNLTMGADGYMHNNYSALVGVWIYGFFVVVLLVLDLMYYSAMNYDICKMYLARWGIQGKWMRQGQRQWDKAAQEPCQAQTHPQMAHAVHTLKGDTVSPTLMSFQTSTA
- the SHISAL1 gene encoding protein shisa-like-1 isoform X1, producing MTSWANHFLNVLILLPIVVSAKASSAHFRVCEPYTDHKGRYHFGFHCPRLSDNKSYILCCHHNNTVFKYCCNETEFQNVMQMNLTMGADGYMHNNYSALVGVWIYGFFVVVLLVLDLMYYSAMNYDICKMYLARWGIQGKWMRQGQRQWDKAAQEPCQAQTHPQMAHAVHTLKGDTVSPTLMSFQTSTAW